One Mya arenaria isolate MELC-2E11 chromosome 7, ASM2691426v1 genomic window carries:
- the LOC128240898 gene encoding uncharacterized protein LOC128240898 produces MTMKRTLGQVSFTLTYLLLYFISLNDAQPEGFIDYPTSVSNVLSLMGKYGLKQIKAEGRANTKQYLVTTLLTAEELDEASVWEMDKLLALGKDRLKIFYNQNVAGADELETKGGPRHGEIIFIYFGEHNSVDALIERLPVKGDDSVPGHSYLIFYSYYIPCACIPYCSFNCAEELGKFARLHTKDMTTIVGYSAVYAQTDEQSAEVFLKEGGVSLFRDTTGNNDDFQLVQVITDTNRRPMKGTFQELFQQCLISSPVSICIPDETKERIVIAFINYIMLPNFKASIFFGRLSEMSKFFLRKEVKRKLEESIRKVSCDKMLLDPENCRSLINKCSDSALDQTDILAYPTFGATRFYKPIEDDMRWRDVEALSRNFGIQYVSVPDCEKKFHSVTSLCISKAEKKGKKGTNTLPDRTGREFNDEEEGRLTGTSGLKQETGQVKQKQGASTRTKM; encoded by the exons ATGACCATGAAACGAACACTCGGGCAAGTGTCATTTACACTGACGTATTTGTTGCTGTACTTCATATCGTTGAATG ATGCACAACCGGAAGGCTTTATCGATTATCCAACGTCAGTATCAAATGTTTTGTCTCTTATGGGAAAATATGGACTTAAACAAATCAAAGCTGAAGGAAGAGCAAATACGAAACAGTACCTTGTGACCACCCTGTTAACCGCTGAAGAACTAGATGAGGCTTCAGTCTGGGAAATGGATAAATTACTAGCATTGGGAAAGGATagactcaaaatattttataatcaaaatgTGGCTGGCGCCGATGAGTTGGAAACAAAGGGCGGGCCGAGGCATGGGGagataatctttatttattttggtgaaCATAATTCTGTGGATGCTCTTATAGAGAGGCTTCCTGTCAAGGGAGACGACAGTGTACCCGGGCATTCGTATCTAATTTTCTACTCATATTACATACCATGTGCTTGTATTCCTTACTGTAGTTTTAACTGTGCCGAGGAGCTTGGTAAATTTGCTCGTCTTCATACCAAAGACATGACTACAATCGTCGGGTATTCGGCTGTCTATGCCCAAACGGACGAGCAAAGCGCTGAAGTTTTTTTGAAGGAAGGAGGCGTATCATTGTTCCGAGATACGACTGGGAATAACGATGACTTTCAATTAGTCCAGGTGATTACTGATACAAATAGAAGACCAATGAAGGGAACGTTTCAAGAACTTTTTCAGCAATGCCTCATTTCAAGTCCTGTGTCGATTTGCATACCAGACGAAACAAAAGAACGCATTGTGATAGcgtttataaattatatcatgCTTCCTAATTTTAAAGCATCTATATTTTTTGGTAGACTGTCCGAAATGTCGAAATTCTTCTTGCGAAAAGAAGTTAAACGCAAACTTGAAGAATCTATAAGAAAGGTGTCATGCGACAAAATGCTACTAGATCCAGAAAACTGCAGATCCTTGATCAATAAGTGTTCCGATTCAGCTTTAGATCAAACTGATATACTTGCTTACCCAACATTTGGCGCTACTCGATTTTATAAGCCTATAGAAGATGATATGCGATGGCGCGACGTCGAAGCCTTAAGCCGCAACTTTGGTATACAGTATGTAAGTGTTCCAGACTGTGAGAAAAAGTTTCATTCAGTTACTAGTCTTTGTATAAGTAAAGCAGAAAAAAAGGGCAAAAAGGGTACTAATACATTACCAGATAGGACTGGTCGCGAGTTTAATGATGAAGAAGAGGGAAGGCTAACAGGTACATCAGGTTTGAAACAGGAAACAGGACAAGTTAAACAAAAGCAAGGGGCATCGACCAGGACAAAAATGTAA